The Streptomyces phaeolivaceus genome has a window encoding:
- a CDS encoding TetR/AcrR family transcriptional regulator C-terminal domain-containing protein, translating into MRLYGYISTKEGLFDLMVDEVQGEILPEERPGDWREALSALAHRTRRTALRHEWLADLLGGRPTLGPNGLAVTEATLAALDGLADIDTVMRAVETVSAYSNGAIRREIENLRAERATGLSELDWQRASGPHVTSMLATGRFPALAKAVYDATDVDAEASFATGLDWVLDAVAVRLTRSSA; encoded by the coding sequence ATGCGCTTGTACGGCTATATCTCCACCAAGGAGGGACTGTTCGACCTCATGGTGGACGAGGTCCAGGGCGAGATCCTCCCCGAGGAGCGGCCCGGTGACTGGCGGGAGGCGCTGAGTGCCCTCGCCCACCGCACCAGGCGGACCGCACTGCGTCACGAGTGGCTGGCCGACCTGCTCGGTGGCCGCCCGACGCTCGGCCCGAACGGTCTCGCCGTGACCGAGGCCACGCTGGCGGCCCTCGACGGCCTCGCCGACATCGACACCGTCATGCGGGCCGTGGAGACCGTCAGCGCCTACTCCAACGGCGCGATCAGGCGCGAGATCGAGAACCTGCGGGCCGAGCGCGCCACGGGCCTGTCCGAGCTCGACTGGCAGCGCGCCTCCGGTCCGCATGTGACGAGCATGCTGGCCACGGGCCGCTTCCCCGCGCTGGCCAAGGCGGTGTACGACGCGACGGACGTGGACGCCGAGGCATCCTTCGCGACCGGCCTCGACTGGGTCCTCGACGCCGTGGCCGTCAGGCTCACCCGGTCGTCCGCGTGA